From a single Coregonus clupeaformis isolate EN_2021a unplaced genomic scaffold, ASM2061545v1 scaf2910, whole genome shotgun sequence genomic region:
- the LOC121562714 gene encoding E3 SUMO-protein ligase KIAA1586-like — translation MNFEIQVSGQGSRTTSLSILRNKVRKHALSKAHTQAVKVAEQQKEAAIENAVETMTESYMKETEAVFRTAYHLAKKNRPFSDHESLIELQELNGVKMGSILHSRYSATQIIQHVASEMQSKIISSIIASSSKLAVLIDEASSLSHKAVMTVSIKASIQEESPEFIFLELVELENQRADGILQALLTCLTNAGFTEEWLHENWVTFVSDGASVMLGKKSGVATRLTLRFPKLFVWHCMNHRLELAVSDAVDEVNSVNHFKTFIQKLYSLYSVSNKNERELVNAAAEVGSQLLRIGRILDVRWVASSFRTVRAVWTSLGALVQHFKNACSDEMRSTKERQMYRGLLDRVQSPEFICDLGLMYDTLHELSLLSQELQSRSITLLRAEHLLKRSIRVIQSFKESPGEKYSEALEAKQTGEYRSIALKTNAKLKSINPGQFLQSLVNNLEKRLSFEDETIMDLSILDQSKWPSKPSIRHGEEQVKRLCKRFNLCTDQALNGMRDLLEEPSSEPKDLKPLMNCMKTFPVGTAECERNFSLMNNISSDKRAVLLISNISNLMMININGPPTSKFDPRKYTRTWLKSHRAASSVRSRQCSVKAPAESKFVWNIL, via the coding sequence atgaactttgaaATTCAAGTGTCTGGCCAGGGAAGTAGAACAACAAGTTTGTCAATCTTGAGAAATAAGGTGAGGAAACATGCGTTGTCCAAGGCCCACACTCAGGCTGTGAAGGTGGCAGagcaacagaaagaagctgccatTGAGAATGCAGTGGAGACTATGACTGAGTCCTACATGAAGGAAACTGAAGCTGTGTTTCGAACAGCCTACCATCTGGCCAAAAAGAACCGACCCTTTTCTGACCATGAGAGCCTCATTGAGCTGCAGGAACTGAATGGTGTAAAAATGGGCTCAATACTTCATTCACGTTACAGTGcaacacaaataatacaacatgTTGCTAGTGAGATGCAGAGCAAAATCATCAGTAGCATTATAGCATCATCCAGTAAGTTAGCTGTCCTAATTGACGAGGCATCTTCTTTAAGTCACAAAGCTGTCATGACAGTTTCTATTAAAGCATCAATTCAAGAAGAAAGCCCTGAGTTCATATTCCTGGAACTTGTTGAACTGGAAAATCAGAGAGCAGATGGCATATTACAGGCGTTACTCACCTGTTTAACTAATgctggctttacagaagagtggcttcATGAAAACTGGGTAACATTTGTATCTGATGGAGCCAGTGTCATGCTAGGAAAGAAGTCAGGAGTAGCAACCAGACTGACTTTGAGATTCCCAAAGCTTTTTGTATGGCACTGCATGAACCATAGACTTGAACTTGCTGTGTCAGATGCAGTTGATGAGGTAAACTCTGTCAATCACTTTAAAACTTTTATCCAGAAGCTATACTCTCTGTATAGTGTGTCAAACAAAAATGAACGTGAACTTGTTAATGCAGCAGCTGAAGTAGGCTCACAACTTCTTCGCATTGGCAGAATCTTGGATGTACGCTGGGTGGCCAGTAGCTTTCGGACTGTTCGTGCTGTTTGGACATCCCTGGGAGCTCTTGTGCAGCACTTTAAAAATGCTTGCAGTGATGAGATGAGGTCCACCAAAGAGAGGCAGATGTACAGAGGTTTGTTAGACCGTGTTCAAAGTCCAGAATTCATTTGTGACCTTGGCCTCATGTACGACACTCTCCATGAACTAAGTCTCCTGTCACAGGAGCTTCAGTCTCGTTCTATAACGCTCCTCAGAGCAGAGCATCTGCTGAAACGCTCAATCAGAGTGATCCAGTCATTCAAAGAGAGTCCAGGTGAGAAATATAGTGAGGCTTTAGAAgcaaaacagactggggagtatcGGTCTATAGCCCTGAAAACAAATGCAAAGCTGAAGTCTATCAATCCAGGCCAGTTCTTACAAAGCCTTGTGAACAATCTGGAGAAACGCTTGTCTTTTGAAGATGAGACCATCATGGACCTCAGCATCCTTGATCAGAGTAAGTGGCCATCAAAGCCCAGCATCCGCCATGGTGAAGAACAAGTTAAGCGACTGTGCAAGCGATTTAACTTGTGCACAGACCAAGCACTGAATGGGATGCGGGACCTACTGGAAGAGCCCAGTAGTGAGCCCAAGGACCTAAAACCACTTATGAACTGTATGAAAACATTCCCTGTCGGTACAGCAGAGTGTGAGAGGAATTTTAGCCTTATGAACAATATAAGCTCAGACAAGAGGGCTGTCCTTCTGATCTCAAACATATCAAACTTGATGATGATTAATATCAACGGCCCACCAACTTCCAAGTTTGATCCTAGAAAATATACAAGGACCTGGTTGAAGAGCCATCGTGCTGCCTCTTCGGTGCGTTCTAGACAGTGCAGTGTGAAAGCTCCTGCAGAAAGCAAATTTGTCtggaatatactgtag